One segment of Herbaspirillum hiltneri N3 DNA contains the following:
- a CDS encoding biotin--[acetyl-CoA-carboxylase] ligase, translating into MCAMDATETSLATTISAQRIAALIASSSNENAKTVAVEVVAETGSTNADLLARVTAVDGGRLVAPVLLVAESQTAGRGRAGRPWQTTRTSALTFSLAWKFNRPLHALIGLPLAVGVVLAEALGIFGIDVELKWPNDVLRDGAKLAGILIETAQDKSTGAAATWTVIGIGVNLTMPPDLQQRIGRAVADVSELLTHERERLLAILLSALADALADFDARGFAPFVARWNRLHAYTGRTVRILDDGRVLHEGVAVGVDEQGCFLMDTASGRVAVTAGDVSLRLQE; encoded by the coding sequence ATGTGCGCCATGGACGCCACTGAAACATCACTCGCCACGACGATTTCCGCCCAGCGCATCGCTGCATTGATCGCCAGTTCCAGCAACGAAAACGCCAAGACCGTCGCGGTGGAAGTGGTTGCCGAAACCGGCTCGACCAATGCCGATCTGTTGGCGCGCGTCACTGCCGTCGACGGCGGCAGGCTGGTTGCGCCGGTCCTGCTGGTGGCCGAGTCGCAGACCGCCGGACGCGGGCGCGCGGGGCGGCCGTGGCAGACGACCAGGACGTCGGCGCTGACGTTTTCGCTGGCGTGGAAATTCAATCGTCCGTTGCATGCCCTGATCGGTTTGCCGCTGGCTGTCGGCGTCGTGCTGGCCGAAGCGCTCGGCATCTTCGGCATCGACGTCGAATTGAAATGGCCCAACGACGTCCTGCGCGACGGCGCCAAGCTGGCCGGCATCCTGATCGAGACCGCGCAGGACAAAAGCACGGGCGCGGCCGCAACCTGGACTGTCATCGGTATCGGCGTCAACCTGACCATGCCGCCCGATCTGCAGCAACGCATCGGCCGCGCGGTGGCCGACGTCTCCGAATTGCTGACCCACGAGCGCGAGCGCTTGCTGGCGATTTTACTGAGCGCTCTGGCGGATGCGCTGGCTGATTTCGATGCACGCGGCTTTGCGCCTTTCGTGGCGCGCTGGAATCGTTTGCATGCCTACACCGGCCGCACCGTGCGCATCCTCGATGACGGCCGGGTGCTGCATGAGGGCGTTGCCGTCGGCGTCGACGAGCAGGGGTGTTTCCTGATGGATACCGCGAGCGGGCGCGTGGCCGTCACCGCCGGCGACGTGTCCTTGCGCTTGCAGGAGTAG
- a CDS encoding tetratricopeptide repeat protein, with protein sequence MASREDLAIIRAARAGQAEAQLALGRRYLFGGNGLPQSFATALHWLDRAARQGVPDAWTLIGEHIPYEVVAQAPRPLEYVLWYERAFDAGRKLAGLAFARLVLAHQAQPEAQAMLGKAVKALESEANAGTAEAQWLLAQQQAGRQAADAASVDASEKPAPERDIAAQWAQKAADAGIGPAQLALADAAWLRLDREDFIRRALPLARSLLAQYGAGLPQLNAPAEALARHLGEGNITLLSRLSQVLAEIPGVDADEAQSLLELGAYADDKSAQLSLGLFFARMNEDGGRAFPGFGSANYKKAIRWLTAAGERGLAAAWYALSRIYLKPEFSQRNLADAQHYLERAAEMGHALAQLECGSSAWRNRREDPANDVRAVYWLQKAAAQDNADARELLFKIADRPAAAAWAVEARSHMTRDFLSAYPFLAARLELAILFGLTRPEALLIDLKQADCGHCLVVDIRDYYARSKRRLILIETGDERQVLNRIGRLFEDVDCSLNGPEGNYRQRLYRLKTALPQDDDEQEEESDLAEES encoded by the coding sequence ATGGCGAGTCGGGAAGATTTGGCAATTATTCGCGCGGCGCGCGCCGGGCAGGCGGAAGCCCAGCTGGCGCTGGGCCGGCGTTATTTATTCGGCGGCAACGGATTGCCGCAGAGCTTCGCCACCGCGTTGCATTGGCTTGACCGCGCGGCCCGTCAGGGCGTGCCTGACGCCTGGACGCTGATCGGCGAGCACATTCCCTATGAGGTGGTGGCGCAGGCGCCGCGCCCGCTCGAATATGTACTCTGGTATGAGCGTGCTTTCGATGCCGGACGCAAGTTGGCAGGACTGGCATTTGCCCGCCTGGTCTTGGCCCACCAGGCACAGCCCGAAGCCCAGGCCATGCTCGGCAAGGCGGTCAAGGCGCTCGAATCGGAGGCCAACGCCGGCACGGCCGAGGCGCAATGGCTGCTGGCTCAGCAGCAGGCCGGCCGGCAAGCGGCAGACGCTGCGTCCGTTGACGCAAGCGAGAAGCCGGCCCCTGAGCGCGACATCGCCGCCCAATGGGCGCAGAAAGCCGCCGACGCCGGCATCGGCCCCGCCCAGCTGGCATTGGCGGACGCCGCCTGGCTCAGGCTGGATCGCGAAGACTTCATCCGTCGCGCTTTGCCGCTGGCGCGCTCCCTGCTGGCGCAATACGGCGCCGGCCTGCCGCAACTCAATGCGCCTGCAGAAGCGCTGGCCCGGCATTTGGGCGAGGGCAATATCACCTTGCTGTCGCGCTTGTCCCAAGTGCTGGCCGAGATTCCCGGGGTCGACGCGGACGAGGCGCAGTCATTGCTGGAATTGGGCGCCTATGCCGATGACAAGTCGGCGCAGTTGTCGCTCGGTCTGTTTTTTGCGCGCATGAACGAGGATGGCGGGCGGGCGTTCCCCGGGTTTGGCTCCGCTAATTACAAGAAGGCCATTCGCTGGCTGACCGCCGCCGGTGAGCGCGGTCTTGCGGCAGCCTGGTATGCCCTGTCGCGGATTTACCTGAAACCGGAATTTTCTCAGCGCAATCTTGCCGATGCGCAGCACTATCTCGAGCGCGCCGCTGAAATGGGGCACGCGCTGGCGCAACTGGAGTGCGGCAGCAGCGCCTGGCGCAACCGGCGCGAAGATCCTGCCAATGACGTGCGTGCGGTGTACTGGCTGCAGAAGGCCGCAGCGCAAGACAACGCCGATGCGCGCGAATTGCTGTTCAAGATTGCCGACCGGCCTGCGGCAGCGGCCTGGGCCGTCGAAGCGCGCAGCCACATGACGCGCGATTTCTTGAGCGCTTACCCGTTCCTGGCGGCGCGATTGGAACTGGCGATCCTGTTTGGCCTGACCCGGCCCGAAGCCTTGTTGATCGATCTGAAACAGGCTGACTGCGGCCATTGCCTGGTGGTCGATATCCGCGACTACTATGCACGCAGCAAACGGCGCCTCATATTAATAGAGACCGGCGACGAGCGGCAGGTGCTCAACCGCATCGGCCGCCTGTTCGAAGACGTCGATTGCAGCCTGAACGGTCCCGAAGGAAACTACCGGCAGCGCTTGTATCGCCTGAAAACGGCCTTGCCGCAGGATGACGATGAGCAGGAGGAAGAGAGCGACCTGGCCGAAGAGTCCTGA
- a CDS encoding porin, with product MKKSLLALAVLGAFAGAAQAQSSVTIYGIVDTGVVYTSKVQTTGTNTGSKFSLNSGVVQGSRIGFKGVEDLGGGLSAVFQLETGFTNDNGGLQGSDQVTSSNLFRRKSVVGLSGGFGTVLAGRQTDYADTISAYTSVNDFGGVVSAVGSGLNRLQGTRTNNSVTYTTANLAGFTANVLYGFGETAGKTTAGQSFGLGAKYDNGPLGLGANYYQSKQGTTPSDTSLITAAPTATNAAAIAAANALATANVGNTAYKGWNLVGSYQFGPARVYANWSRVKQDLQTNAVTGLTQATRTTGATLAGANKADMYEIGTAYSLTPSLKLLAVVDHTRASFDGLNGKGKLTQVSLGTDYWLSKRTDLYAFVANIRAKDMKNPGVFSDTTGNDSSQTAVAVGIRHKF from the coding sequence ATGAAAAAATCTCTGCTTGCACTGGCCGTTCTCGGCGCGTTTGCAGGTGCTGCACAAGCACAAAGCTCCGTCACCATCTACGGTATCGTTGATACCGGCGTTGTTTACACAAGCAAAGTTCAAACTACCGGCACTAACACTGGTAGCAAGTTCAGCCTGAACTCGGGCGTCGTTCAAGGTTCCCGTATCGGTTTCAAGGGCGTTGAAGATCTGGGCGGCGGTCTGAGCGCAGTGTTCCAACTGGAAACTGGCTTCACCAACGACAACGGCGGCCTGCAAGGTTCCGACCAAGTTACTTCCTCGAACCTGTTCCGTCGTAAATCGGTTGTCGGTCTGTCCGGCGGCTTCGGTACAGTCTTGGCTGGTCGTCAAACTGACTACGCCGACACTATCAGCGCGTACACTTCGGTGAACGACTTCGGCGGCGTTGTTTCCGCTGTTGGTTCGGGCCTGAACCGCCTGCAAGGTACTCGTACCAACAACTCCGTTACCTACACAACAGCAAATCTGGCTGGTTTCACAGCTAACGTGCTGTACGGTTTCGGTGAAACAGCTGGCAAGACTACAGCTGGTCAATCGTTTGGTCTGGGTGCCAAGTACGACAACGGCCCACTGGGTCTGGGTGCCAACTACTACCAATCGAAGCAAGGTACAACACCTAGCGACACTTCGCTGATCACAGCAGCTCCAACAGCTACTAACGCCGCAGCTATCGCTGCAGCAAATGCTCTGGCAACAGCTAACGTCGGCAACACAGCATACAAGGGCTGGAACCTGGTTGGTAGCTACCAGTTTGGCCCAGCACGCGTGTACGCTAACTGGTCGCGCGTCAAGCAAGATCTGCAAACTAACGCAGTGACTGGCCTGACACAAGCAACACGTACAACTGGTGCTACATTGGCCGGCGCAAACAAGGCCGACATGTATGAAATCGGTACTGCTTACTCCCTGACACCTTCCCTGAAGCTGTTGGCTGTTGTGGATCACACACGCGCCAGCTTTGACGGTCTGAATGGCAAGGGCAAGCTGACTCAAGTTAGCTTGGGTACTGACTACTGGCTGTCCAAGCGTACTGACCTGTACGCATTTGTGGCTAACATCCGCGCTAAGGACATGAAAAATCCAGGCGTTTTCAGCGACACTACTGGCAACGATTCCAGCCAGACAGCAGTTGCTGTTGGTATCCGCCACAAGTTCTAA
- a CDS encoding VanZ family protein, protein MLIYTLLIVYASWYPFSGWRDMGLLPFDYLWARLPYYWTGFDLWTNVVGYAPFGALVVYALYPRVRSLWAALLSTLAGVALSAVMEAVQTYLPTRIPSNLDLITNSCGTLLGALIGVWTSRYFLRQSRLLEVRRSWFSREASRGLVVVGLWPLALIYPQNHLFGLGHVVPPLSSLLSDLLDTPIDLATWWTNSAQLSAEQYWLAEIIVTACGLTGAVLTMLLLLRKQAPRNMLMAIYLLGAVFVKSLSCALFFAPDNAFAWFTPGAAGGMIVGGLMLAGLSFAPPIAQRRIAGLALIFSLLATNAVPANPYFVSTLQTWVQGKFLNFDGAAQFLSVLWPFLALWFLYHPVHRKSGGQGAPK, encoded by the coding sequence TTGCTGATCTACACCCTGCTGATCGTGTACGCCAGCTGGTATCCGTTTTCGGGCTGGCGCGACATGGGATTGCTGCCCTTCGATTACCTGTGGGCGCGCCTGCCATATTACTGGACCGGCTTTGATCTCTGGACCAACGTGGTCGGCTACGCCCCGTTCGGCGCGCTGGTGGTGTACGCGCTGTATCCGCGCGTGCGTTCACTGTGGGCGGCGCTGCTCAGTACGCTCGCCGGCGTCGCCCTGTCGGCCGTCATGGAAGCGGTGCAAACCTACCTGCCCACGCGCATTCCCTCCAACCTCGATCTCATCACCAACAGTTGCGGCACCTTGCTGGGCGCGCTGATCGGCGTCTGGACCAGCCGCTACTTCCTGCGCCAGAGCCGCTTGCTGGAAGTGCGGCGCAGCTGGTTCTCGCGCGAGGCCAGCCGCGGCTTGGTGGTGGTCGGACTGTGGCCGCTGGCGCTGATCTATCCGCAAAACCACCTGTTCGGACTCGGCCACGTCGTACCGCCGCTGTCGAGCCTGCTATCGGATCTGCTCGATACGCCGATCGACCTCGCCACCTGGTGGACCAACAGCGCCCAGCTCAGCGCCGAGCAATACTGGCTGGCGGAAATCATCGTCACCGCCTGCGGCCTCACCGGCGCCGTGCTGACCATGCTCCTGCTGCTGCGCAAGCAGGCGCCGCGCAACATGCTGATGGCGATCTACCTGCTCGGCGCGGTATTCGTCAAATCGCTCTCCTGTGCGCTGTTCTTCGCGCCGGACAACGCCTTCGCCTGGTTCACGCCGGGTGCGGCCGGCGGCATGATCGTCGGCGGCCTGATGCTGGCCGGCCTGTCGTTCGCGCCGCCGATCGCGCAGCGCCGCATCGCCGGACTGGCGCTGATCTTCAGCCTGCTGGCGACCAACGCGGTGCCGGCCAATCCGTATTTCGTCTCGACCCTGCAGACCTGGGTGCAGGGGAAATTCCTCAATTTCGACGGCGCCGCGCAATTCCTGTCGGTGCTGTGGCCGTTCCTGGCGCTGTGGTTCCTCTATCATCCGGTGCATCGCA
- the xerC gene encoding tyrosine recombinase XerC → MSADANQAEIDRYLDSLQSQRMLSPHTVSNYGRDLAELSELAQAAGAELDAVSHFQIRKFAAQLHARGLNARSIARKLSAWRGFYNWLSEQGRLKSNPVDGVKAPKKARPLPKALAADDAVHLVSQANPLKDAAAPAQLCNRAMFELLYSSGLRVSELVGLDVQYRQEAGYVSAGWIDMDSNEVTVTGKGNKMRSVPVGKPAMEALRTWLTARETVVAGHAGAERHALFLSERGARMSPRVAQLRLKAHGQALGLATNVHPHVLRHSFASHVLQGSGDLRAVQEMLGHASISATQVYTSLDFQRLAQVYDAAHPRAKKVTGK, encoded by the coding sequence GTGAGCGCCGACGCCAACCAAGCCGAAATCGACCGCTATCTCGACAGCCTGCAGAGCCAGCGCATGCTGTCGCCACACACCGTAAGCAACTACGGCCGTGACCTGGCCGAGTTGTCCGAACTGGCGCAAGCCGCCGGTGCGGAGTTGGACGCGGTCTCCCATTTCCAGATACGCAAGTTCGCCGCGCAATTGCACGCCCGCGGCCTCAACGCGCGCTCCATCGCGCGCAAGCTGTCGGCCTGGAGAGGCTTCTACAACTGGCTGTCCGAACAGGGCCGGCTGAAATCGAATCCGGTTGACGGCGTCAAGGCCCCCAAGAAAGCCAGGCCGCTCCCCAAGGCGCTGGCCGCCGACGATGCCGTCCATCTGGTGTCGCAGGCCAATCCGCTCAAGGACGCCGCCGCGCCCGCCCAGCTATGCAATCGCGCCATGTTCGAGTTGTTGTACTCCAGCGGCTTGCGGGTTTCCGAACTGGTGGGCCTGGACGTGCAGTACCGCCAGGAAGCCGGGTATGTCTCCGCCGGCTGGATCGACATGGACAGCAATGAAGTGACCGTCACCGGCAAAGGCAACAAGATGCGCAGCGTGCCGGTCGGCAAACCGGCCATGGAGGCGCTCCGGACCTGGCTGACGGCGCGTGAAACGGTCGTCGCAGGTCATGCCGGCGCCGAGCGGCACGCGCTGTTCCTGAGCGAGCGCGGCGCGCGCATGTCGCCGCGGGTGGCACAGCTACGGCTCAAGGCGCACGGCCAGGCGCTGGGCCTGGCCACCAATGTCCATCCGCACGTGTTGCGCCACTCCTTTGCCTCACACGTCCTGCAAGGCTCGGGCGACTTGCGCGCAGTGCAGGAAATGCTCGGCCACGCCTCCATCAGCGCGACCCAGGTCTATACCTCGCTCGATTTCCAGCGTCTGGCGCAGGTCTACGACGCCGCCCATCCCCGCGCCAAGAAGGTCACCGGTAAATAA
- a CDS encoding pyrimidine 5'-nucleotidase, which produces MSSQPLWLFDLDNTLHNASHAIFPAINANMNLFMERVLKEQGLPADQDAVNAMRQRYWRLYGATLLGMVQHHQVRPEDFLRDAHDFDDLFGMIRAERGLLNLLERLPGRKILLTNAPLRYSRDVVRHLGLHRHFDKHISIESMRVHGKLKPKPSRQMLQQLLARERVPAHRCILVEDTVVNLKSAKELGMRTAWITQYLAGNPHFSPAGVRRMQTMHPTYVDVKVRSVRQLAAHLRRLAGA; this is translated from the coding sequence ATGAGTTCTCAACCGCTCTGGCTTTTCGATCTCGACAACACCCTGCACAACGCGTCGCACGCGATCTTCCCCGCGATCAACGCGAACATGAACCTGTTCATGGAACGCGTGCTGAAGGAGCAAGGGTTGCCGGCCGACCAGGATGCTGTCAATGCGATGCGCCAGCGCTACTGGCGCCTGTACGGCGCGACCTTGCTGGGGATGGTGCAGCATCATCAGGTGCGGCCGGAAGACTTCCTGCGCGATGCGCATGACTTCGACGATCTGTTCGGCATGATCCGCGCCGAGCGCGGCCTGCTGAATCTGCTGGAACGCCTGCCGGGACGCAAGATCCTGCTGACCAATGCACCGTTGCGTTACTCGCGCGACGTGGTCCGGCATCTCGGCCTGCATCGTCATTTCGACAAGCACATTTCTATCGAGTCGATGCGCGTGCACGGCAAGCTCAAGCCCAAGCCGTCACGGCAAATGCTGCAACAGCTGCTGGCGCGTGAACGCGTTCCCGCGCATCGCTGCATTCTGGTGGAAGACACCGTAGTCAACTTGAAATCAGCCAAGGAACTGGGCATGCGCACGGCGTGGATCACCCAGTATCTGGCCGGCAATCCGCATTTTTCACCGGCCGGCGTGCGCAGGATGCAAACGATGCATCCGACCTATGTCGACGTGAAGGTGCGTTCGGTGCGGCAACTGGCAGCCCATCTGCGTCGCCTGGCCGGCGCCTAG
- a CDS encoding type III pantothenate kinase translates to MLLLIDVGNTLIKWGVPAQPVFSVAEAGRWRHVGAVARAEVAALAQAWQGLPVVRALVSNVAGPVVREALQATLHAAFGAQLRIDWFASQPQLAGVRNRYKNPGQLGCDRFASAIGAHALFPRRALIVATCGTATTVDAVTPDGDFLGGMILPGLGVMATSLALNTAQLPQIQSISAVATPFADNTTDAIIAGCIAAQTGAIERAVAAHQHTHGEVLCVLAGGAGQVLAPYLSTPCEKVDNLVLIGLHAAAAE, encoded by the coding sequence ATGTTGCTACTGATCGATGTCGGCAATACGCTGATCAAATGGGGCGTTCCCGCGCAACCGGTTTTCTCGGTGGCCGAAGCGGGCCGTTGGCGCCACGTCGGCGCAGTTGCACGCGCCGAGGTCGCTGCGCTGGCGCAGGCCTGGCAGGGTCTTCCGGTGGTGCGCGCGCTGGTGTCGAACGTGGCCGGCCCCGTCGTGCGCGAGGCTTTGCAGGCAACGCTGCATGCGGCGTTTGGTGCGCAACTGCGCATTGACTGGTTTGCGTCGCAGCCGCAACTGGCGGGCGTACGTAACCGCTACAAGAATCCCGGCCAACTCGGCTGCGACCGTTTTGCTTCGGCCATCGGCGCGCATGCGCTGTTTCCGCGGCGTGCGCTGATTGTGGCCACTTGCGGCACCGCCACCACGGTCGATGCGGTCACGCCGGACGGCGATTTCCTCGGCGGCATGATCTTGCCGGGACTGGGCGTGATGGCCACCTCGCTGGCGCTCAATACCGCACAATTGCCGCAGATACAAAGCATCAGCGCGGTCGCCACGCCATTCGCCGACAACACCACGGACGCCATCATCGCCGGCTGCATCGCGGCACAGACCGGCGCCATCGAGCGCGCCGTCGCCGCGCACCAGCATACTCACGGCGAGGTGCTGTGCGTGTTGGCGGGCGGCGCCGGGCAGGTGCTGGCGCCGTATTTGTCAACGCCCTGCGAAAAAGTCGATAATCTGGTGCTGATCGGCCTGCACGCGGCTGCGGCGGAATGA
- a CDS encoding DUF484 family protein, with amino-acid sequence MTTHLDSDSIADYLLDHPHFFEEHAELLGRIRLTSPLLGRAISLQERQMEILREKIKVQELHMADLMRIAQENDEITGKFQAWTRALLLARNDADLPQTLTGKLQEIFNVPQVTLRLWNIAENHNDTWFTAAVSEDARIFANGLTTPFCGANNDFEAASWLEDATSVKSVAMLPLRVGAAPEAFGLLVLGSPDPSRFSADMATDFLSRIGETASAALACLLH; translated from the coding sequence ATGACCACCCATCTGGATTCCGATTCGATCGCCGACTATCTGCTCGACCATCCTCACTTCTTTGAGGAACACGCCGAATTGCTCGGCCGGATCAGGCTGACCAGCCCCTTGCTGGGTCGCGCCATCTCCCTGCAGGAACGCCAGATGGAAATCCTGCGTGAAAAGATCAAGGTGCAGGAATTGCACATGGCCGATCTGATGCGCATCGCCCAGGAAAACGACGAAATCACCGGCAAGTTCCAGGCCTGGACACGCGCCCTGCTGCTGGCGCGCAATGACGCCGACCTGCCGCAGACGCTGACCGGCAAGCTGCAGGAAATCTTCAATGTGCCGCAAGTCACCCTGCGTCTTTGGAACATCGCCGAAAACCACAATGACACCTGGTTTACCGCCGCCGTCTCGGAAGATGCGCGTATTTTCGCCAATGGACTGACGACACCGTTCTGCGGCGCCAACAACGATTTTGAAGCCGCCAGCTGGCTGGAAGACGCCACCTCCGTGAAATCGGTGGCAATGTTGCCGCTGCGCGTGGGCGCCGCGCCGGAAGCCTTTGGCCTGCTGGTGCTCGGCTCCCCCGACCCCAGCCGCTTCAGCGCCGACATGGCGACCGACTTCCTGAGCCGCATCGGCGAAACCGCCAGCGCAGCGCTGGCCTGCCTGCTACACTGA
- a CDS encoding TraB/GumN family protein, whose protein sequence is MRRLIIVTFSWLFCLYLPAANAVDTPPRTPRAEHRGALFKVQDAHHTLYLFGTIHVGAASFYPLEPRVMQALEQAPAIALEIDPNKTPAMQAAVLRYGFYPEGQSYQTDLSPQLQQQVQAALKKYDVPAEAVTRFRPWMIASLLTVQEFGSKGYRADLAVDSHLADFIAKRNKPVIELEGAETQLALFGALSRQQQSLLLEDTLKELDDPDSAARVVELAEFWRTANLTGLQSLLDDMAGDGSFVGRFTKEVLLDQRNPALAERIGGLLRSRDRIFAAIGILHLVGPTGVPALLQQRGFKVERIY, encoded by the coding sequence ATGCGACGCCTGATTATAGTGACATTCAGCTGGCTGTTCTGCCTTTATCTGCCGGCTGCAAACGCCGTCGATACGCCACCCCGGACCCCGCGTGCAGAGCATCGCGGCGCGCTGTTCAAAGTGCAGGACGCGCACCACACGCTGTATCTGTTCGGCACCATCCACGTCGGCGCCGCCAGCTTCTATCCGCTGGAGCCGCGCGTGATGCAGGCGCTGGAGCAGGCCCCGGCGATCGCCCTCGAAATCGATCCGAACAAGACGCCCGCCATGCAGGCGGCGGTGCTGCGCTACGGTTTCTATCCCGAAGGCCAGAGCTATCAGACTGATCTCAGTCCGCAACTGCAGCAGCAAGTGCAGGCCGCGCTCAAAAAGTACGACGTCCCCGCAGAAGCGGTCACACGCTTTCGCCCGTGGATGATCGCCAGCCTGCTGACCGTGCAGGAGTTCGGCAGCAAGGGCTATCGCGCCGACCTCGCCGTCGACAGTCACCTGGCCGACTTCATCGCCAAACGCAACAAGCCCGTGATTGAACTGGAAGGCGCCGAAACACAGCTGGCGCTGTTCGGTGCGCTGAGCCGGCAACAGCAGAGCCTGCTACTGGAAGATACCCTCAAGGAGCTCGACGATCCCGACAGCGCAGCGCGCGTAGTGGAATTGGCCGAATTCTGGCGCACCGCCAACCTGACCGGCCTGCAGAGCCTGCTGGACGACATGGCCGGCGACGGCAGCTTCGTCGGCCGTTTCACCAAGGAGGTCTTGCTGGACCAGCGTAACCCGGCCCTGGCCGAACGCATCGGCGGCTTGCTCAGGAGCCGCGACCGCATTTTCGCCGCCATCGGCATCCTGCATCTGGTCGGCCCGACCGGCGTGCCGGCCTTGCTGCAACAGCGCGGTTTCAAGGTCGAACGAATTTACTGA
- the argB gene encoding acetylglutamate kinase: MTDLTDLTDVDPIIKAEILAEALPYIRKFHGKTIVVKYGGNAMTEERLKHGFARDVILLKLVGMNPVVVHGGGPQIDNALKKIGKQGTFVQGMRITDEETMEVVEWVLGGEVQQDIVMLINHYGGQAVGLTGKDGGLIRARKMQMPDKENPGQFLDIGFVGEIEAINPAVVKALQDDAFIPIISPIGFGDDGQAYNINADVVAGKIAEILHAEKLIMMTNIAGVQDKKGNLLTDLSAREIDEMFEDGTISGGMLPKISSALDAAKSGVNTVHIIDGRIEHSLLLEVLTEQAFGTMIRSH, translated from the coding sequence ATGACCGACTTGACCGACCTGACCGACGTTGACCCCATCATCAAGGCTGAAATCCTGGCCGAAGCGTTGCCGTACATCCGCAAATTCCACGGCAAGACCATCGTCGTCAAATACGGCGGCAATGCGATGACCGAGGAGCGCCTCAAGCACGGTTTCGCGCGCGACGTGATCCTGCTGAAGCTGGTCGGCATGAATCCGGTGGTGGTGCATGGCGGCGGACCTCAAATCGACAACGCGCTCAAGAAAATCGGCAAGCAGGGCACTTTCGTGCAAGGCATGCGCATCACCGACGAAGAAACCATGGAAGTGGTGGAGTGGGTGCTGGGCGGCGAAGTGCAGCAGGACATCGTGATGCTGATCAACCATTACGGCGGCCAGGCAGTCGGCCTGACAGGCAAGGACGGCGGCCTGATCCGCGCGCGCAAGATGCAGATGCCGGACAAGGAAAATCCGGGTCAATTCCTCGATATCGGCTTTGTCGGTGAAATCGAGGCGATCAATCCGGCGGTAGTCAAGGCGCTGCAGGACGACGCCTTCATCCCGATCATTTCGCCGATCGGCTTCGGTGACGACGGCCAGGCCTACAACATCAATGCCGACGTCGTGGCCGGCAAGATCGCCGAGATCCTGCATGCCGAAAAGCTGATCATGATGACCAACATTGCCGGCGTGCAAGACAAGAAGGGCAACCTGCTGACCGACCTGTCGGCGCGCGAGATCGACGAAATGTTCGAAGACGGCACGATCTCGGGCGGCATGCTGCCGAAGATTTCGTCGGCGCTGGATGCCGCCAAATCAGGCGTGAACACCGTCCACATCATCGATGGCCGCATCGAGCATTCGCTGCTGCTGGAAGTGCTGACCGAACAGGCATTCGGCACCATGATCCGCTCGCACTGA
- a CDS encoding Fur family transcriptional regulator, whose amino-acid sequence MKSKTDTSANALAHDPAAAQALAELQLRDASVRVTQARVSVMAALLGARSAVSHQDIQDKLVDMDRVTLYRALDCLTEAGLAHKIASDDRIFRYNAGTGAEHHDHGNHGGHQHAHGHAQHQHGHFKCTRCARVFCLDGSGEAGFLESVLPSSGKRQTTAAQLQTALQKSLGKGFRSHEIELTIKGWCADCADE is encoded by the coding sequence ATGAAATCCAAAACCGACACCTCCGCCAACGCCCTTGCCCACGATCCCGCTGCAGCGCAGGCTCTGGCCGAGCTGCAATTGCGCGATGCATCGGTGCGCGTCACCCAGGCGCGCGTCAGCGTCATGGCGGCGCTGCTGGGCGCGCGCAGCGCCGTGTCGCATCAGGATATCCAGGACAAGCTGGTCGACATGGACCGCGTCACGCTGTATCGTGCGCTCGACTGCCTGACCGAAGCCGGGCTGGCGCACAAAATCGCCAGCGATGACCGCATCTTCCGCTACAACGCCGGCACCGGCGCCGAACATCACGACCACGGCAATCATGGCGGCCACCAGCACGCCCACGGCCATGCCCAGCATCAGCACGGCCATTTCAAATGCACGCGCTGCGCCCGGGTGTTTTGCCTGGATGGCAGCGGCGAAGCTGGTTTTCTTGAGAGTGTCTTGCCTTCATCGGGCAAACGCCAGACCACCGCGGCGCAATTGCAGACCGCCCTGCAAAAATCCCTCGGCAAAGGCTTCCGCAGTCACGAAATCGAACTGACCATCAAGGGCTGGTGCGCCGACTGCGCGGACGAGTGA